A genomic stretch from Acidobacteriota bacterium includes:
- a CDS encoding DUF3108 domain-containing protein: protein MPPALLHRSRPRALLLTATLVAGLATSLVAGLLAGPPALAAPAPSDPLKTLTEKGQEGADPLNEQFHYRWRLTNLLGFFAGLFFPSRGEGVLSFEINEAGHLASQLHITSRETESDEFWLYGAVIDPRQMRTLRAWSAYKYGDKNKRKDQEVNESGVVDVASGIYRIRQDPPKQPTPMRIWSDGKIYSVRVVPRGVEEVKVGDEVVAARLYSIRNNPDSEDREWKGELDLWLAQNDQATPVRILIKRSGLGVLLTLEDQRG, encoded by the coding sequence ATGCCCCCCGCCCTCCTGCACCGATCTCGGCCCCGCGCCCTGCTGCTCACCGCCACCCTGGTGGCCGGTCTGGCTACCAGCCTGGTCGCTGGTCTGCTGGCCGGACCGCCGGCCCTGGCCGCCCCCGCACCTTCGGACCCGCTGAAGACTCTCACCGAGAAGGGGCAGGAAGGGGCGGACCCCCTGAACGAGCAATTCCACTACCGGTGGCGACTGACCAACCTGCTGGGCTTTTTCGCCGGACTCTTCTTTCCCAGCCGCGGCGAGGGGGTGCTGAGCTTCGAGATCAACGAAGCCGGCCACCTCGCCAGCCAGCTGCACATCACCTCCCGGGAAACCGAAAGCGATGAGTTCTGGCTCTACGGGGCCGTCATCGACCCGCGGCAGATGCGCACGCTCCGAGCCTGGAGCGCGTATAAGTACGGCGACAAGAACAAGCGCAAGGATCAGGAAGTCAACGAGTCCGGTGTCGTCGACGTGGCCTCGGGCATCTACCGCATCCGCCAGGACCCGCCCAAGCAGCCGACCCCGATGCGCATCTGGTCGGACGGTAAGATCTATTCGGTCCGGGTGGTCCCCCGGGGGGTCGAAGAGGTGAAGGTGGGCGACGAGGTCGTCGCCGCGCGCCTGTACTCCATCCGCAACAATCCCGACAGCGAGGATCGGGAGTGGAAGGGCGAGCTCGACCTCTGGTTGGCCCAGAATGATCAGGCAACGCCGGTAAGGATTTTGATCAAGCGCAGTGGCCTCGGGGTGCTCCTCACCCTCGAGGACCAGCGCGGCTGA